One Thermogemmatispora onikobensis DNA window includes the following coding sequences:
- a CDS encoding DNA cytosine methyltransferase: MKEKPIVLDLFCGAGGLSLGFEMAGYQIGLGIEKEVLPYRTHRLNFGDACYLGDICLITDPVRFIQERNLERVDVIIGGPPCQGFSRVGRGKLRRLHKDPGYIHDPRNQYYQEFIRFIRVLQPLYFVMENVPDMQYYHDGEELLLEKASRSFREMGYVVDFRILQADDYGVPQTRKRLFMIGNRLGHGIRWPPQTHRQHPVTVWQAISDLPIVPHRHRLDVMPYEPRGELTSYQRQMREGAGDLLYNHQTRAHNEQDLAAFALLPEGGKYVDLPAEYKRYRDDIFKDKYRKLFRDRPCWTIEAHIGKDSYRYIYPSRQGEPEPPRTISVREAARLQSFPDRFRFAGPFTRQFSQLGNAVPPLLARAVAEAIRPGVLAGISSERKEASLPSILPVR; the protein is encoded by the coding sequence ATGAAGGAGAAGCCCATCGTTCTCGATCTTTTTTGTGGGGCTGGCGGGCTCAGTCTGGGTTTCGAAATGGCTGGTTATCAGATCGGTCTGGGGATTGAAAAGGAGGTCCTCCCCTATCGCACTCATCGCCTCAATTTCGGAGATGCCTGTTACTTAGGAGATATCTGCCTTATTACAGATCCAGTGCGCTTTATTCAGGAGCGTAACCTGGAGCGAGTCGATGTTATTATTGGCGGACCACCCTGCCAGGGATTCAGTCGAGTAGGGAGAGGCAAGCTGCGCCGCCTGCATAAAGACCCTGGCTATATCCATGATCCTCGAAATCAATACTATCAAGAATTCATCCGTTTTATCAGAGTACTACAACCGCTTTATTTCGTTATGGAAAATGTTCCAGATATGCAATATTATCATGATGGTGAGGAATTACTTCTGGAAAAGGCCAGTCGTAGTTTCCGGGAAATGGGCTATGTGGTAGATTTCCGGATTCTTCAGGCTGATGATTACGGTGTACCTCAGACCCGGAAGCGCCTCTTTATGATTGGAAATCGTCTCGGACACGGCATTCGCTGGCCTCCACAAACCCATCGGCAGCACCCTGTAACTGTATGGCAGGCGATCAGTGATCTTCCCATTGTACCTCATCGCCATCGTCTGGATGTGATGCCCTATGAGCCACGTGGGGAACTGACCAGCTACCAGCGACAGATGCGAGAGGGAGCTGGTGACCTTCTCTATAATCATCAGACCCGCGCTCATAATGAGCAGGACCTGGCGGCCTTTGCCTTGCTGCCAGAGGGGGGAAAGTATGTCGACCTGCCTGCAGAGTACAAACGCTACCGCGACGACATCTTCAAGGACAAGTACCGGAAACTTTTCCGCGACCGGCCATGCTGGACGATCGAGGCCCACATTGGCAAAGATTCGTATCGATATATTTATCCCAGTCGTCAGGGGGAGCCTGAGCCCCCCAGGACGATATCCGTTCGCGAAGCAGCGCGGCTGCAAAGCTTTCCGGATCGTTTCCGCTTCGCAGGTCCTTTCACCCGGCAGTTTTCGCAGTTAGGGAATGCTGTACCACCGCTGCTGGCCCGAGCTGTAGCAGAAGCTATTCGGCCTGGAGTGCTGGCAGGCATTAGCAGTGAAAGGAAGGAAGCATCTCTTCCTTCTATCTTGCCAGTGCGCTAG
- a CDS encoding NAD(P)-dependent alcohol dehydrogenase, with protein sequence MKAFVMKAIGQVGFMEKPVPEPGPNDAIVRTTRALICTSDSHTVRGAIGPRTNLTLGHEAVGIVHAVGSQVRQFHPGDRVVVGAITPDWGDLASQAGHPSQSGGPLGGWKFSNTKDGVFAEYFHVNEADANMALIPPDVPDEMAVYCADMLSTGFMGAEQGRIPLGGTVAVFGQGPVGLMATAGARLLGAGLIIAVEAVPRRQELARLYGADIIVDFSREDVVKRILELTAGQGVDTAIEALGSDVTFQTAVKVTKAGGTISNIGYHGHGEFVHIPRLDWGVGMAEKTITTGLCPGGRLRLERLLRLLQQKRVDPTLLTTHTFPFEEMERAFEMMDQKRDGIIKPLIVFT encoded by the coding sequence ATGAAAGCCTTTGTGATGAAGGCCATCGGCCAGGTGGGTTTCATGGAGAAGCCTGTGCCTGAGCCAGGCCCGAACGATGCCATTGTGCGCACGACGCGGGCGCTCATCTGTACCTCGGACTCGCATACTGTGCGGGGAGCCATCGGCCCTCGCACCAATCTGACACTCGGCCATGAGGCGGTGGGCATCGTCCACGCTGTTGGCAGCCAGGTGCGCCAGTTCCACCCAGGCGACCGGGTGGTCGTCGGAGCTATTACCCCAGATTGGGGGGATCTTGCCTCCCAGGCCGGCCATCCTTCTCAGTCAGGTGGACCATTGGGAGGATGGAAATTCTCCAATACCAAGGATGGCGTCTTCGCGGAGTACTTTCACGTGAATGAAGCCGACGCCAACATGGCGCTGATTCCCCCGGATGTCCCTGACGAGATGGCGGTCTACTGCGCAGATATGCTCTCGACCGGGTTCATGGGAGCGGAACAGGGGCGTATCCCGCTCGGCGGGACAGTGGCCGTCTTCGGGCAGGGACCCGTCGGGCTGATGGCCACGGCTGGTGCCAGACTGCTGGGAGCGGGCCTGATCATCGCCGTGGAGGCGGTGCCCCGGCGGCAGGAGCTGGCTCGCCTCTACGGGGCAGATATCATCGTCGACTTCTCCCGCGAGGACGTGGTCAAGCGTATCCTGGAGCTGACCGCCGGGCAGGGAGTGGATACGGCCATCGAAGCACTGGGCAGCGATGTCACCTTCCAGACCGCCGTGAAGGTGACCAAAGCAGGTGGCACCATCTCGAACATCGGCTACCACGGACACGGCGAGTTTGTCCATATCCCGCGTCTGGACTGGGGGGTGGGCATGGCAGAAAAAACGATCACTACGGGACTGTGCCCTGGCGGGCGTCTGCGCCTGGAGCGTCTGCTTCGCCTGCTCCAGCAGAAGCGCGTTGATCCAACGCTGCTGACCACCCACACCTTTCCGTTCGAAGAGATGGAGCGAGCCTTTGAGATGATGGATCAGAAGCGAGATGGCATCATCAAACCGCTCATTGTCTTCACCTGA
- a CDS encoding baeRF3 domain-containing protein, with translation MQQSRYYQEIKTVLSSEDAPCLSLYLPTPSKGQGYYLGPRLLKRLLHEARERLAQTQLSVAEQRSLLAPIEALPAETSLWNTVSPGLAVFRSATLYRIYHLSYAPRPQVVVGAHFFIKPLLPLLSRNEHFYLLVLSRKHVRLLVCHPFGQQEIPLPESITSPPGSWRERWSRAHALQYHSGSPVTHHGRRGAVMYHGQGAGEQEEQVDELRYIRQIDHAVHALLRSQQAPLVLAAVSPLQALYRRVNTYPFLLKEGLEGNFDEVSAALLRQRAWPLVVSSLRQAQQETLARFREREGTGQASADLDEIARAACSGRIQLLFIAEEATIWGRLDPVTQTIDVHAEARPGDEDLVDQLAAQTILHDGLVSVVAPEHMPTPGPLAAIFRF, from the coding sequence ATGCAGCAGAGCCGATACTATCAGGAAATCAAGACGGTGCTGTCCAGCGAGGATGCTCCGTGCCTCTCGCTCTATCTGCCCACACCCAGCAAAGGTCAGGGCTATTACCTTGGACCACGACTGCTGAAGCGCTTGCTCCACGAGGCGCGTGAGCGCCTGGCGCAAACGCAGCTCAGTGTGGCCGAGCAGCGGAGTCTCCTCGCGCCCATCGAGGCCCTGCCCGCTGAGACCTCGCTGTGGAACACCGTTTCACCCGGGCTGGCGGTCTTCCGTTCAGCTACCCTCTATCGGATCTATCACCTCTCGTATGCCCCTCGTCCCCAGGTAGTGGTTGGAGCGCACTTTTTCATCAAACCGCTGTTACCACTGTTGAGCCGCAATGAACATTTCTATCTCCTCGTGCTAAGCCGCAAGCACGTGCGGCTGCTGGTCTGTCACCCATTCGGCCAGCAAGAGATACCCTTGCCTGAGAGCATCACCAGCCCCCCAGGCTCCTGGCGGGAGCGGTGGTCACGAGCCCATGCGCTCCAATACCATAGCGGTAGCCCGGTGACTCACCACGGAAGGCGTGGGGCCGTGATGTATCACGGCCAGGGCGCGGGCGAACAGGAGGAGCAGGTGGATGAGTTACGGTATATCCGGCAGATCGATCATGCGGTGCATGCTCTCCTGCGCAGCCAGCAAGCACCACTGGTGCTGGCCGCTGTTTCCCCACTCCAGGCGCTCTATCGCCGTGTCAACACCTATCCGTTCCTTCTCAAAGAGGGCCTGGAGGGGAATTTTGATGAGGTGAGCGCCGCTCTGCTCCGTCAGCGAGCCTGGCCGCTGGTCGTCTCTTCCTTGCGGCAGGCGCAACAGGAGACCCTGGCCCGCTTTCGCGAGCGTGAGGGCACCGGGCAAGCGTCTGCAGACCTGGACGAGATTGCTCGGGCGGCCTGCAGTGGGCGCATCCAGCTCCTCTTCATCGCTGAGGAGGCCACTATCTGGGGACGGTTGGACCCTGTGACACAGACCATCGATGTCCACGCCGAAGCACGGCCCGGCGATGAAGACCTGGTCGATCAACTGGCAGCCCAGACGATCCTCCACGATGGCCTGGTTTCCGTAGTGGCGCCGGAGCATATGCCCACACCAGGCCCGCTGGCGGCCATCTTCCGCTTCTGA
- a CDS encoding universal stress protein: protein MFRRILVPLDGTPAAERALLIAAHLARAAQGSVTVLRVIEWPPPGVLADSSTLFDPSSSLAEHEIARATRYLNETVQNYAQALEHLPVEQEVAFGPPASTVFSAARLEQTDLIILCTHAASRLKRWLVGSMAQQAVRRSPAPLLVFHEQGPLLPFPRPGRPLRLLLPLDGSLTAEAALKPALRLLALLAPPELSLVQLLSVVDVPGYGTLGGMRIPDPGLREQLQEEARSYLEGVMQRVRQEQLADPAVTITSAVIARSNVPGAILKHAAAEDAQDPAQHFDLIALATHGRSGLARLLLGSVAEQLLASSKLPLFIVRPGMLHEGEGSAEESAGQAEERKPPAADESGAAGWTGLL, encoded by the coding sequence ATGTTTCGCCGCATTCTTGTGCCCCTGGATGGCACCCCCGCCGCTGAGCGAGCCTTGCTGATCGCCGCGCACCTGGCGCGTGCGGCCCAGGGGTCAGTGACGGTGTTGCGCGTGATCGAGTGGCCTCCCCCGGGGGTGCTCGCCGACAGCAGCACACTCTTCGACCCTTCCAGCAGCCTGGCAGAGCACGAGATTGCCAGGGCCACGCGCTACCTCAACGAGACCGTCCAGAACTACGCGCAGGCCCTTGAGCACCTGCCAGTCGAGCAGGAGGTGGCCTTTGGCCCTCCGGCCTCGACGGTGTTTTCGGCAGCGCGCCTGGAGCAAACGGATCTCATCATCCTATGTACCCACGCCGCCAGTCGGCTCAAACGGTGGCTTGTTGGCAGTATGGCGCAGCAGGCCGTCAGACGCAGCCCGGCTCCCCTGCTGGTCTTCCATGAACAGGGGCCGTTGCTGCCGTTCCCACGGCCAGGGCGCCCGCTGCGTTTGCTACTGCCGCTGGACGGCTCGCTGACCGCGGAGGCCGCTCTCAAACCGGCCTTGCGGCTCCTGGCGCTGCTTGCTCCACCCGAGCTGAGCCTGGTACAGTTGTTGAGTGTCGTCGATGTCCCTGGCTACGGGACGCTGGGGGGAATGCGTATCCCGGACCCGGGCCTGCGCGAGCAGCTCCAGGAGGAAGCCAGGAGCTACCTGGAGGGAGTGATGCAGCGCGTGCGCCAGGAGCAACTGGCCGACCCTGCTGTGACAATCACGTCCGCAGTGATCGCCAGGAGCAATGTCCCTGGGGCCATTCTCAAGCATGCCGCGGCTGAGGATGCGCAGGACCCGGCCCAGCACTTCGATCTGATCGCGCTGGCCACCCACGGACGCAGTGGCCTGGCCCGTCTCCTGCTCGGCAGCGTCGCGGAGCAATTGCTTGCGAGCAGTAAGCTCCCCCTGTTTATTGTTCGTCCTGGGATGCTGCATGAGGGCGAAGGCTCAGCAGAGGAGTCAGCGGGCCAGGCAGAGGAGCGCAAGCCGCCGGCGGCTGACGAGTCAGGGGCCGCTGGTTGGACGGGCCTCCTTTGA
- a CDS encoding NAD(P)/FAD-dependent oxidoreductase, giving the protein MPRQIIIIGGGVGGTITANMLARQLRPHEAEITLIDSTGRHVYMPFWLYMPFNDSDPQSQLLVRDERTLLHQRVHLLIGQVQQIDVANHQVHVSQSNALEPAGGKRESVLVYDDLVLATGARLAFADLPGLEEGPGVWHHFYDTEGALRLRQALSTFPGGRIVIAVAGIPYRCPPAPLEFTFLLDDWLRQHYLREHTVIEYLYPLPRVFTIERVAEMVAPWLEEREIATRVFFTPEAVDQQRRVIRSLEGEEVPFDLLILVPPHRGAQVIEASGLGDSQGWIPTDRYTLQVKGQEHLYALGDATDLPVPKSGSAAHFEARVLARRLAAAIRGETLEGDEALYDGEVMCFLETGNRRATQLVFNYEHPPEPPRPSLFYHLEKQLLNHAYWHLIPQGLI; this is encoded by the coding sequence ATGCCTCGACAGATTATCATCATCGGTGGAGGAGTCGGAGGGACGATCACGGCCAATATGCTGGCGCGGCAGTTACGCCCGCATGAAGCCGAGATCACCCTCATTGATAGCACAGGGAGGCATGTCTACATGCCTTTCTGGCTCTATATGCCCTTCAACGACAGCGACCCGCAGAGCCAATTGCTGGTCCGCGATGAGCGGACATTGTTGCACCAGCGCGTTCACCTGCTGATCGGGCAGGTGCAACAGATTGATGTGGCCAATCATCAGGTGCACGTCTCCCAGAGCAACGCCCTCGAACCAGCCGGGGGAAAGAGGGAGAGCGTCCTTGTCTACGACGATCTGGTGCTGGCCACAGGGGCGCGGCTCGCCTTCGCCGATCTGCCAGGACTGGAAGAAGGGCCGGGGGTATGGCATCATTTCTATGACACCGAGGGAGCGCTGCGGCTGCGTCAGGCCCTGAGCACCTTTCCCGGCGGGCGCATCGTGATTGCAGTAGCCGGTATCCCCTACCGCTGCCCTCCAGCTCCCCTGGAATTCACCTTTCTGCTCGACGACTGGCTTCGCCAGCATTACCTCCGGGAGCACACCGTCATCGAGTACCTCTATCCGCTCCCGCGCGTCTTTACCATCGAGCGGGTGGCGGAAATGGTGGCTCCTTGGCTGGAAGAGCGCGAGATCGCCACACGAGTCTTCTTTACGCCGGAGGCTGTCGACCAGCAGCGCCGGGTGATTCGCTCGCTGGAAGGCGAAGAAGTCCCCTTCGACCTGCTGATCCTGGTCCCTCCGCATCGCGGGGCGCAGGTCATCGAAGCATCCGGCCTGGGAGATAGCCAGGGATGGATTCCGACCGATCGCTACACCCTGCAGGTCAAAGGACAGGAGCATTTGTATGCTCTCGGGGATGCCACCGATCTGCCGGTGCCTAAAAGCGGTTCCGCCGCCCACTTTGAAGCCCGCGTCCTGGCCAGGCGTCTGGCGGCAGCGATCCGTGGAGAGACGCTTGAGGGGGATGAGGCTCTCTACGATGGAGAGGTGATGTGTTTCCTGGAGACAGGGAATCGCCGGGCCACCCAGCTGGTGTTTAACTATGAGCACCCGCCTGAGCCTCCGCGTCCAAGCCTCTTCTACCACCTTGAGAAGCAGCTGTTGAACCATGCCTACTGGCACCTGATCCCCCAGGGCCTCATTTAG
- a CDS encoding sulfurtransferase TusA family protein, producing MPEKPGEIQIDKEIDARGSFCPGPLMELIRGIRAIPVGGTLALLSSDPGSARDVPAWVQKAGHELLGTFPEQGYTRFVVRRKR from the coding sequence ATGCCAGAGAAGCCGGGAGAAATCCAGATTGATAAAGAAATCGATGCGCGGGGCAGCTTCTGCCCCGGTCCCCTCATGGAGCTGATACGGGGGATCAGAGCCATCCCGGTCGGAGGGACACTGGCGCTCCTCTCCAGCGATCCAGGCTCGGCCCGCGATGTTCCGGCCTGGGTACAGAAGGCCGGGCACGAATTGCTGGGGACTTTCCCGGAGCAGGGATATACCCGTTTCGTTGTCCGCAGAAAACGCTAA
- a CDS encoding DsrE/DsrF/DrsH-like family protein has product MENRMSLIVFSGTADKLMAVATLTSGAVAMGLEVELFLTTWGLQAFRKGAAQATVSVSKDAGDLGPVLLEQMRKKQVPGWLETLQQARELGQVHVYACAMTLELLDMKLEDLEPIVEEVVGVASFIERASESRITLFI; this is encoded by the coding sequence ATGGAAAATCGCATGTCGCTGATCGTCTTCTCTGGAACAGCGGACAAGCTCATGGCCGTTGCCACGTTGACCAGTGGGGCTGTCGCGATGGGGCTGGAGGTCGAGCTATTCCTCACGACGTGGGGATTGCAGGCCTTCCGTAAGGGAGCAGCCCAGGCCACTGTGAGCGTCAGCAAAGATGCCGGCGATCTCGGGCCTGTCCTGCTGGAGCAGATGCGTAAAAAGCAGGTTCCTGGCTGGCTAGAGACACTACAGCAGGCACGCGAGCTGGGTCAGGTACATGTCTATGCCTGCGCTATGACCCTGGAGCTGCTCGACATGAAGCTGGAAGATCTCGAGCCGATAGTCGAAGAGGTTGTCGGCGTAGCGAGCTTCATCGAACGGGCCAGCGAGAGCCGCATCACCCTGTTCATCTGA
- a CDS encoding OsmC family protein, which produces MAERMTAQIRLVEGLSFEAEAGSGHHLRLDTAPEHGGHDAGFRPMELLLIGLAGCSGMDVLSILRKQRQQVISYEIVVGGIRSATHPKVFREIKVEHLLTGRQLQAEAVARALDLSIQRYCGAEAMLNKAARITHTFRLLDVDTGREVAAEVVANKNTTAQ; this is translated from the coding sequence ATGGCAGAACGAATGACGGCCCAGATCAGACTCGTCGAGGGCCTGAGCTTTGAAGCCGAAGCTGGCTCCGGCCACCATCTCAGGCTGGACACTGCGCCAGAGCACGGCGGCCACGATGCTGGCTTCCGTCCGATGGAGCTGCTGCTCATCGGCCTGGCCGGCTGCAGCGGGATGGACGTGCTTTCCATCCTGCGCAAGCAACGTCAGCAAGTGATCTCCTACGAGATTGTCGTCGGGGGGATTCGCTCAGCTACCCATCCGAAAGTCTTTAGAGAGATCAAGGTAGAGCATCTCCTCACTGGAAGACAGCTCCAGGCCGAGGCAGTGGCCCGAGCACTCGATCTTTCAATACAGCGCTACTGCGGCGCCGAGGCCATGCTGAACAAAGCTGCGCGCATTACCCATACCTTTCGGCTGCTTGACGTGGACACGGGACGGGAGGTCGCCGCGGAGGTAGTCGCCAACAAGAATACCACAGCACAGTGA
- a CDS encoding AAA family ATPase: MPAPSVMQAAEAMITTILAGKAPARAASAQHQSTPAASAPHLVQTHASVVVLLPDLVYKLKKPVNLGFLDYSTPMLRRQWCREEVLVNAPLAPGIYLGVAPIVRTQREEMHIGPIFSPESVPEPASSLEEGTVVDYAVVMRRLPETATLAGWLQSGRLSAAMLEAVARRLAAFHAEARADDEVRRYGQPELLAFNWQETLTQLQPYLGRTLDQSTYEQIQRYVEQFLAQRRALLLGRIAQGCIRDGHGDLRLQHVYWLESPPEDGQQEPQLLFLDRIEFNTRFRYADIAAEVAFLAMELEYSARVDLADAFVDAYVRATEDESLREVLPFYLCYRACVRGKVASLLLDEPEVPLEERDQAQQQASALFALAAHYASRPAGATLVMIGGLMGTGKSTLARTLQQTTGAALFSSDVIRKRLAGLAPGETRAEAFGKGIYAPAWGTRTYQALHALAILALQEGRSVILDASFLRREDRQIMAQAAAAQGVPTFFIECFCPKEEALARLRHRWSQRQRIATPGLSGVGELSLRSSTVEASDGRPDLYDAQCAHWQPCLPATEQITGVPFRTDRPLPVLLAQLLDILGQPCLACRLVLP, from the coding sequence ATGCCAGCGCCATCGGTCATGCAGGCAGCAGAAGCCATGATCACCACTATTTTGGCAGGGAAGGCGCCAGCGCGCGCGGCAAGTGCCCAGCACCAGTCGACGCCTGCCGCTTCAGCTCCCCATCTGGTACAGACTCACGCTTCCGTGGTTGTGCTCCTCCCTGATCTGGTCTATAAATTGAAGAAGCCGGTGAATCTGGGCTTTCTCGATTACTCAACGCCGATGCTGCGCCGCCAGTGGTGTCGGGAGGAGGTTCTTGTGAATGCCCCGCTGGCGCCCGGCATCTATCTGGGCGTGGCCCCCATCGTGCGCACCCAGCGAGAGGAGATGCATATTGGCCCGATCTTCTCGCCGGAGAGCGTGCCAGAGCCTGCTTCTTCTCTCGAAGAGGGGACGGTTGTTGACTATGCAGTAGTGATGCGTCGTCTCCCCGAGACAGCAACCCTGGCCGGCTGGCTCCAGAGCGGGCGCCTCTCGGCGGCAATGCTCGAAGCGGTCGCCCGGCGTCTGGCCGCCTTCCATGCCGAGGCCCGCGCAGATGACGAAGTACGCCGCTATGGCCAGCCGGAGCTGTTAGCCTTCAACTGGCAGGAGACCCTGACCCAGCTTCAGCCCTACCTTGGTCGCACCCTGGATCAGTCAACCTACGAGCAGATTCAACGCTACGTCGAGCAGTTTCTTGCGCAGCGCCGGGCGCTGTTGCTGGGGCGCATCGCCCAGGGATGCATCCGAGATGGGCACGGAGACCTGCGCCTCCAGCATGTCTACTGGCTGGAGTCTCCCCCCGAGGACGGACAGCAGGAGCCACAGCTTCTTTTTCTGGACCGCATCGAGTTCAATACCCGCTTTCGCTATGCTGACATCGCCGCTGAGGTAGCTTTCCTGGCGATGGAGCTGGAATATAGCGCACGAGTGGACCTGGCGGATGCTTTTGTCGATGCCTATGTCAGGGCCACAGAGGATGAGAGCTTACGCGAGGTGCTGCCTTTCTATCTGTGCTATCGCGCCTGCGTGCGTGGCAAAGTGGCCTCGCTGCTGCTGGATGAACCCGAGGTCCCTCTGGAGGAGCGCGATCAGGCTCAGCAGCAGGCGAGCGCCTTGTTTGCGCTGGCCGCTCATTATGCCAGTCGACCTGCCGGAGCAACGCTGGTCATGATTGGCGGCTTGATGGGTACGGGCAAAAGCACGTTGGCGCGGACCCTCCAACAAACGACTGGGGCGGCGCTCTTTTCGTCCGATGTGATTCGCAAGCGTCTGGCGGGCCTCGCTCCCGGTGAGACGCGGGCTGAGGCTTTTGGAAAAGGTATCTATGCCCCGGCCTGGGGGACACGTACCTATCAGGCGCTCCATGCCCTGGCCATCCTGGCCTTGCAAGAAGGGCGCTCGGTGATTCTGGATGCCTCCTTTCTGCGCCGCGAAGATCGGCAGATCATGGCCCAGGCCGCTGCTGCTCAAGGCGTTCCCACTTTCTTCATCGAGTGCTTTTGTCCAAAGGAAGAAGCTTTAGCACGGCTCCGCCATCGCTGGAGCCAGCGCCAGCGAATCGCCACCCCAGGCTTAAGCGGCGTCGGCGAGCTGTCGCTGCGATCGAGCACAGTCGAGGCCTCTGACGGGCGGCCAGACCTCTACGATGCCCAGTGTGCTCACTGGCAGCCATGCCTTCCGGCGACGGAGCAGATCACCGGGGTGCCATTCCGTACCGACCGTCCGCTGCCGGTGCTGCTTGCCCAGTTGCTTGACATCCTGGGGCAGCCATGCCTGGCCTGTCGACTCGTGCTGCCCTAG
- a CDS encoding heavy metal translocating P-type ATPase yields MPPIPAQAAVQLPPRFGRKALGELLRHYPLPSAALLLLLVALLCWLSGRADLARWVLLVITVMGGIPLSWQTLRQLSRRELSVDLIAILAIIGALLAGEYLAGAFVVLMLSGGEALEAYALRQARRSLSALAERAPRISHIWRGQELVDLAAEDIEVGMVVVVKPGELVPVDGEIVAGSSYVSEADLTGEPLPQPKTVGATVLSGSLNLDRPLEVRATRRSLESKYAQIVRLVAAAQEQKAPLHRLADRYSVLFTAVSLSLAALTWLLTGSGITALAVLVVATPCPLILATPIAIMSGIDRAARAGLIVKSGATVEALGEVQVAVFDKTGTLTLGMPSVSRLWRAPASEVPAEAPLLDDATLLRLAASVEQLSSHILARAIVESARAQGLAPGLTEQFQEVFGKGVAGRVRLTAAPEEPIYEVTVGNRTFLRQRGIPLPPVLLLAREQWTATGQIASFLAVNGYCLALIVLEDRPRADLAQLMADLKQASIEERVLLTGDGEEVAQRIRALAGMDRAVARCLPEEKVQVIRDYLNKGRKVLMVGDGVNDAPALATATVGIAMGQQGLTAAASVADAVLLSEDVRRIATAVRLGRGVMRIARQGIWVGMGLSATAMLLAAFGWIPPAVGAILQEGIDVLVIFNALRVSRIPLETGQGRRVL; encoded by the coding sequence GTGCCGCCTATCCCAGCCCAGGCGGCGGTGCAACTGCCGCCGCGCTTTGGTCGCAAAGCCCTGGGGGAGTTGCTGCGTCATTATCCTCTGCCTTCCGCAGCGCTGTTGCTGCTCCTCGTCGCGCTCCTCTGCTGGCTAAGCGGACGCGCTGACCTTGCGCGCTGGGTGCTCCTGGTGATCACGGTGATGGGAGGCATTCCCCTGAGCTGGCAGACGCTGCGACAGCTCAGCCGTCGGGAACTGAGCGTTGACCTCATCGCGATTCTCGCCATCATCGGGGCGCTCCTGGCGGGGGAGTATCTGGCTGGGGCTTTTGTCGTGCTGATGCTCTCTGGGGGCGAAGCCCTGGAGGCGTATGCGCTCCGGCAGGCTCGCCGCTCTCTTTCAGCCCTGGCTGAGCGCGCGCCGCGCATTAGCCATATCTGGCGTGGGCAGGAGCTGGTCGATCTTGCCGCCGAGGACATTGAAGTGGGCATGGTTGTGGTGGTCAAGCCCGGCGAGCTGGTTCCTGTAGATGGCGAGATAGTAGCTGGCTCTTCATACGTGAGTGAGGCCGATCTCACGGGCGAACCGCTGCCGCAACCGAAGACCGTGGGGGCGACCGTGCTCTCCGGCAGCCTCAATCTCGATCGCCCGCTCGAAGTGCGTGCCACCCGACGCAGCCTTGAGAGCAAATACGCTCAGATTGTGCGCCTGGTCGCCGCGGCTCAAGAGCAGAAAGCTCCTCTTCACCGCCTGGCCGATCGCTACAGCGTCCTCTTTACCGCTGTGAGCCTCTCGCTCGCTGCACTGACCTGGCTGCTTACCGGGAGCGGTATCACGGCCCTGGCTGTGCTCGTAGTAGCCACGCCCTGCCCTCTGATTCTGGCCACGCCGATCGCCATCATGTCCGGCATCGACCGGGCGGCCCGAGCAGGCCTCATTGTCAAGAGCGGCGCGACTGTGGAAGCTCTCGGTGAGGTGCAGGTGGCCGTGTTTGATAAGACCGGAACCTTGACCCTGGGGATGCCTTCCGTCTCCAGGCTCTGGCGAGCGCCGGCGTCGGAGGTGCCTGCTGAGGCCCCCCTCCTCGATGATGCGACCTTACTGCGCCTGGCGGCCTCAGTGGAACAGCTTTCCTCGCATATCCTGGCGCGGGCTATTGTCGAATCCGCCCGCGCGCAAGGGCTGGCTCCTGGACTAACTGAGCAGTTCCAGGAAGTCTTTGGCAAAGGAGTCGCGGGGCGCGTCCGTCTGACTGCGGCGCCGGAGGAGCCGATCTATGAGGTCACAGTGGGCAACCGTACCTTTCTGCGTCAGCGCGGAATCCCGCTCCCGCCGGTCCTCTTGCTGGCCCGCGAGCAGTGGACAGCGACCGGCCAGATCGCCAGCTTTCTGGCCGTGAATGGTTACTGCCTGGCGCTGATCGTTCTGGAGGATCGACCCCGGGCTGATCTTGCCCAACTCATGGCTGATCTCAAGCAAGCGAGCATTGAGGAAAGAGTGCTCCTGACCGGCGACGGCGAGGAGGTGGCCCAGCGGATCAGAGCCCTTGCCGGCATGGACCGCGCGGTAGCGCGCTGCTTACCGGAAGAGAAAGTCCAGGTCATCCGCGATTACCTCAACAAAGGGCGCAAAGTATTGATGGTCGGCGATGGGGTCAACGATGCGCCCGCACTGGCCACCGCCACCGTGGGGATCGCCATGGGACAGCAGGGGCTGACCGCAGCGGCCAGCGTCGCGGATGCCGTGCTCCTCTCCGAGGATGTACGGCGCATCGCCACCGCTGTACGGCTTGGGCGCGGTGTCATGCGTATCGCCCGTCAGGGAATCTGGGTGGGAATGGGATTGAGCGCGACAGCGATGCTGCTGGCGGCCTTTGGCTGGATACCGCCGGCTGTAGGCGCCATTCTGCAAGAGGGCATTGATGTCCTGGTCATTTTCAATGCCTTGCGCGTGAGCCGCATCCCGCTAGAAACCGGGCAGGGCAGGCGGGTACTGTGA